The sequence TCGCGATCACATTCAAGCCCCGGTGAACCAGCTCACGGCGGATCTCCTCCGCGGTCGCCATCGGCGCCACGACGCGGTGCTCGTAGAATTCGACGGCCTTCCGGGGTACGTCGCGCCGCAGGATTTCACCCTCCACGGCTGTTGCGAAAACCGTCCGTTCCTCTTTACGGGCCGTGAGCAGGACTACAGCGGTCTTCCCGCCGCCCTCCTGAAAAAAGGATGTCAGCTCGCCGCAGTTTTGCAGCAGGGTCTGAACCTCTCCGGGGGTGGCAAAAAGGGCGTGCACCAGCGGGTTCTGGTCCCAAAGCCGGCCTGAAAGGTCGAACGGACCGGGTATGGTCGCGATCACGCCCTCCATGTAGCCCAGGGCGTTTTCCAGGGGCTTTCGGAGCTGTTGCTGGTATCCCGTGACAGATCGCATCGAGGGCTCGCTGTCCTCAACCATGCGCTCGATCCACTCGTCCAGCAACGCCTCCCGTTGCCCCTGCGATCTCTTCAGCTCCCGGTATTGGGTCCACTTGTCCTTGATGCCCATATTATCCCCACCCGTCTGCGGCTCAGGAAGGCGGCTGCCGGCGGCTGGCGCCACTGTGCGGATCCACCTGGTCCCTGGCCTGTTCTATGGTGTCGATGCCTGTGGAGTATGAAATTCTGTCGAAGCGTATTTCAGGCGTTTGGGACGCCATCTCGACCACCAGCAGGATGTTGCGGAACGTTGCCGAACTCAAATGGCGCTGCAACCCCTCCTTGCTCGCCCAGATTTCCTCTATCATCAACGCGCGCCCCCCCGTTATTTCCTGGTAGAGGCGGCAGCTGACGCAGCCCGCTTCGAGTTTGATCCGTTCGATCATCGACCTGAGAATGACCAGCGCCTCTTTGCGCTTCCTGGCGGGAATCAGCATCCGGAAGGTCGCGTGAATGCGGATTTCCGCGTCATTCGGCCCGTCTGAGACAGATGGCAACTGCTTGGGTTCGGCCAAGGGAGACACCTCCGGCAAAGGGGTCGCAAGACGTTAAAACGGAAATCGAGACTCTCAGGCATTGCGAAACCCGTTCCCAAACCGCGGCGACAGGCCTTTTCTCTTACAACATGCCGGGATCGTTTAAATTAATTTGAATTTGGAGAAGTTCGCGGGAGAACTGAAAGGATTGTTTATGCCGAAATATCGGCATCAGGCCGCTATTTCGGCATCAGGCATTGCCCCTGTGGATCCCCAAGCGCTTCATCTTGGATTGCAGGGTGGTGCGCTTCAGCCCTAAAATTTCGGCGGCCCCGTTGGGTCCCGTGATCCGCCAGCCGGTTTTGGACAGGACATCCAGGATATACCGGCGCTCGACCTTCTCCAGGGTGCCGGTGGGGCGAGGCTTTTCGGACTTGAAATCGGGCGGGTGCAGATGCAGGGTCCCGCCGCCGCTGGTGATCATGGCGTGCTCGACGATGTTGCGCAGCTCCCGGGCGTTGCCCGGCCAGGAGTAGCGCCTGAGGGCCTCCATGCTGCGGCGGTCGATGCGCTCCACCGGTTTGTTCAATTTTTTCTCGTTCTGTCTGACGAAAACCCAGACCAGCGGGGGGATGTCCTCGGGGCGTTCGCGCAGAGGCGGAACCGCAATCGGGAACACGCTCAGCCGGTAGTAGAGATCGCTGCGAAACCTTCCGGCGGCGACCTCCTGGGCCAGGTCCCGGTTGGTGGCCGCGATGATGCGGACGTCCACCTGAAGGGGCTTGGTGGAGCCCAGGCGTTCGAACCGCCCATCCTCCAGAACCCGCAGCAGCTTGGCCTGCAGGTCCAGGGGCAGCTCGGCGATTTCGTCCAGAAAGAGCGTCGACCGGTGGGCCACCTCGAAGCGGCCGGCCATGCGGGTCAGAGCCCCGGTGTAGGCGCCCTTCTCCCGGCCGAAAAGTTCGCTCTCGATCAGGGTGGGGGGCAGGACCGCGCAGTTGAGGGTCACCAGCGGGCGGTCTTTGCGTTGGCTCAGGCCGTGAATGGTGCGGGCCAGAAGTTCCTTGCCGGTGCCGGTTTCCCCCAGCAAGAGCACGGTGGCATCGGTACCGGCGACCTGCTCCACCTGGGCGAGCACGCGCTTCAAGGCCGGGCTGCGGCCGACGATGCCGTCGTGGCTATGCTGGAGCACGATCTCATTTCGCAAGTAGAGGTTCTCCTGCTCCAACTGGCCTTTCAGCCGCCCGATCTCCTCCAGCTGTTCCCGCAGCCGTTCCTCCATCTCCTTGCGCGCGGTGATGTCCAGGGACACCCCCATCAGGCGCTCCGGCAGCTCCGGTGCAGCCGAATAGGACCGCCCCCGGGAGGCGATCCAGCGGGTCTCGCCCGGGGGCCGCTGGATTCGATATTCGACGTTGATCATGGCGCCTCCCTCCAGGCACTGCCGAATGCTCTCCTCCACAATACCGCGGTCCTCCGGCAAAACGATGGCCATGAACCGCTCCAGGCCAAACGCCTCGTCCCGGGCAAAGCCCAGCAGGACCCGCAGCCTGTCGGAGGCCCAGATATGCCCCGAACCCGGATCCAGGATCCAGAAACCGGCCTCCGCCGAGGACGCCGCCAGGCTCAGGCGCTCCTCGCTCTCGCGCAGGGCCTGCTCGGCATTCCGGCGCGTCAAAGCATTCACGAGGACCTCCCCGAGCAATTGCAGCCGCGGGATGATTTCCGCCGGCCAATCACGCTCGTTTCGCACCGCATTGATGGAAATCATATGA comes from Desulfobacteraceae bacterium and encodes:
- a CDS encoding antibiotic biosynthesis monooxygenase; this translates as MAEPKQLPSVSDGPNDAEIRIHATFRMLIPARKRKEALVILRSMIERIKLEAGCVSCRLYQEITGGRALMIEEIWASKEGLQRHLSSATFRNILLVVEMASQTPEIRFDRISYSTGIDTIEQARDQVDPHSGASRRQPPS
- a CDS encoding sigma 54-interacting transcriptional regulator, producing MDTPLSEKFAGRLIVVEEDPARSRALEAILTRAGYEVRFAPSADAALGLAQKGSFDLILLDSRVPDLAGVDTCRCLRQDSAMRAIPVIFSCGLQDPKENMKGFPGGGAECITKPYRAEELLQRVKAHICLYRLQNRPKELAERRTAELSQLNARLTEANRRLELEIAQRRQAEEALSERLRFERLLSDLSARFVNLPAEGLDREIERALEMVMTFFQVDRCALVRTLPGKASFQITHLAASAHAPPIPKGMEIPRSKNPWAYRKLVEKGEVVAFTRMDDVPEAPLASKQFWRQLGIRSTLTIPILLGESVDHMISINAVRNERDWPAEIIPRLQLLGEVLVNALTRRNAEQALRESEERLSLAASSAEAGFWILDPGSGHIWASDRLRVLLGFARDEAFGLERFMAIVLPEDRGIVEESIRQCLEGGAMINVEYRIQRPPGETRWIASRGRSYSAAPELPERLMGVSLDITARKEMEERLREQLEEIGRLKGQLEQENLYLRNEIVLQHSHDGIVGRSPALKRVLAQVEQVAGTDATVLLLGETGTGKELLARTIHGLSQRKDRPLVTLNCAVLPPTLIESELFGREKGAYTGALTRMAGRFEVAHRSTLFLDEIAELPLDLQAKLLRVLEDGRFERLGSTKPLQVDVRIIAATNRDLAQEVAAGRFRSDLYYRLSVFPIAVPPLRERPEDIPPLVWVFVRQNEKKLNKPVERIDRRSMEALRRYSWPGNARELRNIVEHAMITSGGGTLHLHPPDFKSEKPRPTGTLEKVERRYILDVLSKTGWRITGPNGAAEILGLKRTTLQSKMKRLGIHRGNA